From Dioscorea cayenensis subsp. rotundata cultivar TDr96_F1 chromosome 13, TDr96_F1_v2_PseudoChromosome.rev07_lg8_w22 25.fasta, whole genome shotgun sequence, the proteins below share one genomic window:
- the LOC120274993 gene encoding uncharacterized protein LOC120274993, producing the protein MMSMKQIVKVEMDKVITKFDHYMVVVIFSGWSTAILSSKSTVGMPEWMAPGVLHNEPSNEKDPNLRPSFADLTTALKSLQRLVVPLLIRMRKTHLWHKKYQ; encoded by the exons ATGATGAGCATGAAGCAAATAGTCAAAG tggAGATGGACAAGGTGATCACCAAGTTTGATCACTATATGGTGGTTGTAATTTTTTCAG GTTGGAGCACAGCCAttttatcatcaaagtcaaccgTTGGAATG ccTGAATGGATGGCGCCAGGGGTGTTGCACAATGAACCATCAAATGAGAA AGATCCAAACTTGCGGCCTTCCTTTGCGGATCTCACAACAGCTCTCAAGTCTTTACAACGGCTTGTTGTCCCTCTGCTTATCAGGATGCGCAAAACCCACCTTTGGCACAAGAAATACCAGTAA
- the LOC120274642 gene encoding probable disease resistance protein At1g61300 codes for MDLVKGCLSCLQSPAVLQHMSFVFHPKEKVDDLNNAMKDLMAKKRDIQRELDNPQNRGKLCSNQLERWLLKAGKTEEKVNQLLEEYSKGNCDTGSWFQNCYSRYNIGSEAFKLKEEITQLTEDQPEIKFTDIPQPEPVSESNKIVGEKIVSNLNVACSYLAEKTNDIIGIWGMGGVGKTTLLKKINQSLSDDDANMGFDHVLFIQASQNAQLKELREEIAKKLHLPSSAGQQDIFNALKTKKIVLLLDNIWEPVDLVGLGIINPYVCNNGSSKAYKYKVMFTTRSEDVCARMEASKRIKVECMEPDEAWALFKHNVNQEVIESDEKLKEKAWQVMNKCGGLPLALQVVGKAMSNRNTVQEWDDILSSLKISGIEGGQKSVLPILKLSYDNLPRDIQECFLCASILRLSLSTDGLLRLWMGLDLIGDFDNLQQAYGKARHIFKKLEESCLLCSSDGDSVSLHDVIYEMAVWIASDCGMNMNKWIVKIDGGMNMYKWIFKNDGPIVEISSINAENWSFANRVFISGEVEHLPILSHLCSDLLCLIIRFNFCFKNIPEGFFKQMPNLTYLNLQDTGIKELPKDIKCLVNLQYLNISGTEISSLPNELVYLKKLQYLICTYLEGLGNVKENLISRLQKLKVIDVFPSGWVDLEQLQKLKKHVKAIGMRVVSQEVFQQLSCLPITKLCLYNLDIISLSFDTLSCKNHGFLQKLKIESCPQLEQIVMNGRKTHLNKLEIFNVEKLQNIIWTDLSPPEFFHVLKSLYVSGCNLDNLAWLLHLPCLSSLHIQDCAEIETLFYIKEEREIQQQEVSEHHQTFPALEYLYLKNLPKFVSVSNFELDFPLLLYLDVHDCLEIETLFYIEEEREIQQQEVSEHSPTFPVLKSAFITKLPKLVSISNFAWEFPQLENLAVRQCFNLKKLPFKSGINDNNQRMILIDCKREWWESLEWDDATIPSDLWPNFYPDEYSDECTTSGSE; via the exons ATGGATCTGGTGAAGGGCTGCCTTTCTTGCTTGCAAAGCCCTGCTGTGCTTCAGCACATGAGCTTTGTGTTCCACCCCAAAGAGAAAGTTGATGATTTGAACAACGCCATGAAAGATCTCATGGCCAAGAAGAGGGATATTCAGAGAGAGCTTGATAATCCTCAAAACAGGGGGAAACTATGTAGCAATCAACTTGAACGCTGGCTTCTCAAG GCTGGTAAAACGGAAGAAAAGGTAAATCAATTATTGGAGGAATATAGCAAAGGTAATTGTGATACAGGCTCTTGGTTTCAAAATTGTTATTCAAGGTATAACATTGGCAGTGAAGCTTTCAAATTAAAAGAGGAGATAACTCAGTTGACAGAAGATCAGCCAGAAATCAAATTTACCGACATACCACAGCCTGAACCAGTCTCTGAATCAAATAAAATAGTGGGGGAAAAAATCGTCTCCAACCTTAATGTTGCTTGCAGTTACCTGGCAGAGAAAACAAACGATATAATTGGCATATGGGGCATGGGGGGTGTGGGCAAGACCACActcttgaaaaaaatcaatcaatcattgtCAGATGATGATGCAAACATGGGATTTGATCATGTGCTATTTATCCAAGCTTCACAAAATGCTCAGTTGAAAGAACTTCGGGAAGAGATTGCTAAAAAGTTGCATTTGCCCTCTTCTGCTGGTCAACAAGACATCTTCAATGCCCTGAAAACTAAGAAAATTGTATTGCTCTTGGATAATATATGGGAGCCAGTAGACCTTGTTGGTCTTGGAATTATCAATCCTTATGTGTGCAATAATGGTTCTAGCAAAGCATACAAATATAAAGTGATGTTCACTACTCGATCAGAAGATGTGTGTGCCCGGATGGAGGCAAGCAAAAGAATTAAAGTGGAATGCATGGAACCAGATGAAGCATGGGCTCTTTTCAAGCACAATGTTAATCAAGAAGTTATTGAGTCAGATGAAAAGTTGAAAGAAAAAGCTTGGCAAGTGATGAACAAGTGTGGTGGTTTGCCACTTGCTCTGCAAGTGGTCGGTAAGGCCATGTCTAACAGAAATACTGTCCAAGAGTGGGATGATATTTTGAGCTCGCTAAAAATTTCAGGTATTGAAGGTGGGCAGAAATCAGTACTTCCGATTTTGAAATTAAGTTATGATAATCTACCTAGAGATATTCAGGAGTGTTTCTTGTGTGCGTCCATTTTGCGATTGTCATTATCTACAGATGGTTTGTTGAGATTATGGATGGGTTTAGACCTGATCGGTGATTTTGACAATTTACAACAAGCTTATGGCAAAGCAAGACATATCTTTAAGAAGCTAGAGGAATCATGTTTATTGTGTTCTTCTGATGGTGATTCTGTGAGCTTACATGATGTAATTTATGAGATGGCAGTGTGGATAGCATCAGACTGTGGGATGAACATGAATAAATGGATAGTTAAAATTGATGGGGGGATGAACATGTATAAATGGATATTTAAAAATGATGGGCCCATCGTTGAAATATCATCAATCAATGCAGAGAACTGGAGTTTCGCAAACCGAGTGTTTATAAGTGGGGAGGTGGAGCATTTGCCAATTTTGTCTCATCTGTGTTCTGATTTGTTGTGTTTAATAATacgatttaatttttgtttcaaaaatattccTGAAGGATTTTTCAAACAGATGCCAAATTTGACATATTTGAATCTTCAAGACACTGGTATCAAAGAGCTTCCAAAGGACATCAAATGTTTAGTTAATTTACAGTACCTAAACATTTCAGGCACAGAGATCTCATCACTTCCAAATGAGTTGGTATATTTGAAGAAATTGCAATATCTGATATGCACATATTTGGAAGGGCTTGGCAACGTAAAGGAAAATCTCATATCAAGATTACAGAAGTTGAAGGTCATTGATGTATTTCCATCAGGGTGGGTAGACTTGGAACAGTTACAGAAATTGAAGAAACATGTCAAAGCCATAGGAATGCGAGTAGTATCACAAGAGGTTTTCCAACAACTCTCATGTTTGCCAATTACTAAGCTTTGTCTATACAATTTGGATATCATCTCTCTTTCATTTGACACTTTAAGTTGCAAAAATCATGGATTCTTGCAGAAACTAAAAATTGAATCATGCCCACAGCTTGAGCAGATTGTGATGAATGGAAGGAAGACTCATCTCAATAAGcttgaaatatttaatgttgaaaaactGCAGAACATTATTTGGACAGATCTATCTCCTCCAGAATTTTTTCATGTGTTGAAGTCATTATATGTCTCAGGATGTAATTTGGATAATTTAGCTTGGCTCCTGCATCTCCCATGTCTATCTTCTTTACATATACAAGATTGTGCGGAGATCGAAACGTTGTTTTACATCAAGGAGGAGAGAGAAATCCAACAACAAGAAGTCTCTGAACATCACCAAACATTCCCTGCTCtggaatatttatatttaaaaaacctaCCAAAATTTGTGAGCGTAAGCAATTTTGAATTGGATTTCCCTCTACTTTTATACCTTGATGTACATGATTGTTTGGAGATAGAAACATTGTTTTACATCGAGGAGGAGAGAGAAATCCAACAACAAGAAGTCTCAGAACACAGCCCAACATTCCCTGTATTGAAATCTGCATTTATAACAAAGCTACCAAAATTAGTGAGCATTAGCAATTTTGCGTGGGAATTCCCTCAACTTGAAAATCTAGCAGTGCGTCAATGTTTTAATCTAAAGAAGTTACCATTCAAGAGTGGCATTAACGACAACAATCAAAGAATGATATTGATTGATTGTAAGAGAGAATGGTGGGAAAGCTTAGAGTGGGATGATGCCACCATCCCATCTGACCTTTGGCCAAATTTCTACCCG GATGAGTACTCTGATGAATGCACGACTAGTGGAAGTGAATGA